A part of Antennarius striatus isolate MH-2024 chromosome 21, ASM4005453v1, whole genome shotgun sequence genomic DNA contains:
- the rpp30 gene encoding ribonuclease P protein subunit p30 isoform X1, with product MSVFMDLNLSPSGDQTRLRALVETAAHLGFSTVAINHVFQPTAKKRQEIPSPTAVSDLIGGLPVVQGRSRPIRVLNRLTIIMSDAAHFRPAAAEYRGFDLLAVQPTTDKLFHAACMTYDVDIVCIPVTEKLPFLFKRAPVNGAVDRGVVFELSYSAAIRDSTLRRYTLANANALVEACRGKNVIVSSAAEKPLELRGPNDITNLALLFGLCEGDAKAAVSSSCRSAVLHAETRRTASGAISTLRSFSDSSSQQEAPPAAAGDDPVAKRVKLDPAPHLALPSPE from the exons ATGTCCGTGTTCATGGACCTGAACCTGAGCCCCAGCGGGGACCAGACGCGCCTGCGGGCTCTGGTGGAGACCGCAGCCCACC TGGGTTTCTCCACCGTCGCCATCAACCACGTGTTCCAGCCCACTGCTAAGAAGAGACAG gaGATCCCGTCGCCTACAGCCGTCAGCGATCTGATTGGCGGGCTGCCGGTGGttcag ggccgttctcgtccaatcagagtgCTGAACAGGTTGACCATCATCATGTCAGACGCCGCCCACTTT agaccAGCCGCTGCAGAGTACCGGGGGTTCGACCTGCTGGCCGTCCAGCCGACCACAGACAAACTTTTCCAC GCAGCCTGTATGACGTATGACGTCGACATCGTCTGTATCCCAGTGACAGAGAAGCTCCCCTTCCTGTTTAAGAGAGCGCCGGTCAACGGG gcGGTGGACAGGGGCGTGGTCTTTGAGCTCTCCTACTCGGCCGCCATCAGAGACTCCACCCTGAGGCGCTACACCCTGGCTAACGCTAACGCGCTGGTGGAAGCCTGCAGAGGGAAG AATGTGATCGTGTCCAGCGCAGCGGAGAAG ccACTGGAGCTCAGAGGCCCCAATGACATCACCAACCT AGCTCTGCTGTTCGGTTTGTGTGAGGGTGACGCTAAAGCAGCCGTTTCCTCCAGCTGCCGCTCAGCAGTCCTACACGCAG aGACCAGACGCACAGCGTCAGGGGCCATCTCCACCCTGAGGAGCTTCAGTGACTCCTCCAGCCAGCAGGAGGCTCCACCTGCAGCAGCCG GTGACGATCCTGTAGCCAAGAGAGTCAAACTGGACCCCGCCCCCCACCTTGCGCTGCCCTCACCTGAGTGA
- the rpp30 gene encoding ribonuclease P protein subunit p30 isoform X2: protein MSVFMDLNLSPSGDQTRLRALVETAAHLGFSTVAINHVFQPTAKKRQGRSRPIRVLNRLTIIMSDAAHFRPAAAEYRGFDLLAVQPTTDKLFHAACMTYDVDIVCIPVTEKLPFLFKRAPVNGAVDRGVVFELSYSAAIRDSTLRRYTLANANALVEACRGKNVIVSSAAEKPLELRGPNDITNLALLFGLCEGDAKAAVSSSCRSAVLHAETRRTASGAISTLRSFSDSSSQQEAPPAAAGDDPVAKRVKLDPAPHLALPSPE from the exons ATGTCCGTGTTCATGGACCTGAACCTGAGCCCCAGCGGGGACCAGACGCGCCTGCGGGCTCTGGTGGAGACCGCAGCCCACC TGGGTTTCTCCACCGTCGCCATCAACCACGTGTTCCAGCCCACTGCTAAGAAGAGACAG ggccgttctcgtccaatcagagtgCTGAACAGGTTGACCATCATCATGTCAGACGCCGCCCACTTT agaccAGCCGCTGCAGAGTACCGGGGGTTCGACCTGCTGGCCGTCCAGCCGACCACAGACAAACTTTTCCAC GCAGCCTGTATGACGTATGACGTCGACATCGTCTGTATCCCAGTGACAGAGAAGCTCCCCTTCCTGTTTAAGAGAGCGCCGGTCAACGGG gcGGTGGACAGGGGCGTGGTCTTTGAGCTCTCCTACTCGGCCGCCATCAGAGACTCCACCCTGAGGCGCTACACCCTGGCTAACGCTAACGCGCTGGTGGAAGCCTGCAGAGGGAAG AATGTGATCGTGTCCAGCGCAGCGGAGAAG ccACTGGAGCTCAGAGGCCCCAATGACATCACCAACCT AGCTCTGCTGTTCGGTTTGTGTGAGGGTGACGCTAAAGCAGCCGTTTCCTCCAGCTGCCGCTCAGCAGTCCTACACGCAG aGACCAGACGCACAGCGTCAGGGGCCATCTCCACCCTGAGGAGCTTCAGTGACTCCTCCAGCCAGCAGGAGGCTCCACCTGCAGCAGCCG GTGACGATCCTGTAGCCAAGAGAGTCAAACTGGACCCCGCCCCCCACCTTGCGCTGCCCTCACCTGAGTGA
- the si:ch211-221j21.3 gene encoding uncharacterized protein si:ch211-221j21.3 — protein sequence MQCASLLRKRSVEVEPRNLRAKRTCLEVELLAVDCPMETSSPFPVANQQKEPQVGVGQPRPPLCCPRCLGGEPGHINHIMGP from the exons ATGCAGTGTGCTAGCCTGCTAAGGAAGAGGAGCGTAGAGGTGGAGCCGCGCAACCTCAGAGCG AAGCGAACATGTTTGGAGGTGGAGCTTCTGGCAGTGGACTGTCCAATGGAAACCTCCAGTCCGTTCCCTGTGGCCAATCAGCAGAAGGAACCGCAG GTCGGTGTCGGTCAACCCAGACCTCCGCTCTGCTGCCCCCGATGTCTTGGAGGAgaaccg GGTCACATCAACCACATCATGGGCCCATGA